A single Amia ocellicauda isolate fAmiCal2 chromosome 9, fAmiCal2.hap1, whole genome shotgun sequence DNA region contains:
- the LOC136758374 gene encoding ras-related protein Rab-14, protein MATAPYNYSYIFKYIIIGDMGVGKSCLLHQFTEKKFMADCPHTIGVEFGTRIIEVSGQKIKLQIWDTAGQERFRAVTRSYYRGAAGALMVYDITRRSTYNHLSSWLTDARNLTNPNTVIILIGNKADLEAQRDVTYEEAKQFAEENGLLFLEASAKTGENVEDAFLEAAKKIYQNIQDGSLDLNAAESGVQHKPSAPQGGRLTSDPQPQREGCGC, encoded by the exons ATGGCCACCGCACCGTACAACTACTCCTACATCTTCAAATATATCATCATCG GGGACATGGGAGTAGGAAAATCTTGTTTGCTTCACCAATTCACAGAAAAGAAAT TTATGGCCGACTGTCCTCACACAATCGGCGTGGAGTTCGGCACGAGGATAATCGAAGTCAGCGGGCAGAAGATCAAGTTGCAGATCTGGGACACAGCGGGCCAGGAGCGTTTCAGAGCCGTGACGCGGAGCTACTACAGAGGGGCGGCCGGGGCGCTGATGGTCTATGACATCACCAG GAGAAGCACATACAACCACCTTAGCAGCTGGCTGACAGACGCGAGAAATCTCACCAACCCCAAcact GTGATCATTCTCATAGGAAACAAGGCAGACCTGGAGGCGCAGCGGGATGTGACGTACGAGGAGGCCAAGCAGTTTGCAGAGGAGAACG GTCTGTTATTCCTGGAAGCAAGTGCAAAAAC GGGCGAGAACGTGGAGGACGCATTCCTGGAGGCGGCGAAGAAGATCTACCAAAACATTCAGGACGGCAGCCTGGACCTGAACGCAGCCGAGTCGGGGGTACAGCACAAGCCCTCGGCCCCCCAGGGCGGCCGGCTAACCAGCGACCCACAGCCCCAGAGGGAAGGGTGCGGCTGCTAA